One genomic region from Prionailurus bengalensis isolate Pbe53 chromosome C1, Fcat_Pben_1.1_paternal_pri, whole genome shotgun sequence encodes:
- the LOC122479362 gene encoding 40S ribosomal protein S27-like, with the protein MRLCGCDNLPRNNMRLTKNLLNPSLQEENRKHKKKHLVQSSNSYFMDKKHPQYYKITTICSHAQTVLCVGCSTVLCQPTGGKARLREACSFRLKQHYNHAKSSGGENHPNKYILDTKKKYVYVYIYFLTNHIV; encoded by the coding sequence ATGCGCCTGTGCGGATGTGACAATCTCCCCCGCAACAACATGCGCCTCACGAAGAATCTCCTCAATCCCTCCCtgcaagaggaaaacagaaagcacAAGAAGAAGCACCTGGTGCAAAGCTCCAATTCCTACTTCATGGACAAGAAGCACCCACAATACTATAAAATCACCACCATCTGTAGCCACGCACAAACAGTTTTGTGTGTTGGCTGCTCCACTGTCCTTTGCCAGCCTACAGGAGGAAAAGCAAGGCTTAGAGAAGCATGTTCCTTCAGACTGAAACAGCATTACAACCACGCTAAATCATCAGGAGGGGAAAACCATCCCAACAAATACATTttggatacaaaaaaaaagtatgtatatgtgtatatatattttttaactaacCATATAGTTTAA